One stretch of Microbacterium terrae DNA includes these proteins:
- a CDS encoding HpcH/HpaI aldolase family protein: protein MPLHLNPTFRDRLTKATRPSAGMWVSSGSPLVAEICAGSGLDWLLIDMEHSPNGLESVLAQLHAVAAYPITPVVRVPAGDPVTIKQVLDLGAQNILVPMVNTPAEAEAAVEAVRYPPRGRRGVGSALARSARWNRVDRYLDHADQFVSLFVQIETTEAVRNAAGIASVDGIDGVFVGPSDLAASMGVLGQQTHPDVVAAVHTTIDTVRSTGTPVGVNAFDPATAQAYLDAGASFILVGADVALLARGSESLAAHWIPASDAEVRDSY, encoded by the coding sequence ATGCCGCTTCATCTGAACCCGACGTTCCGGGACCGGCTGACCAAGGCCACCCGGCCGTCGGCGGGGATGTGGGTGTCGTCGGGGTCGCCGCTGGTCGCGGAGATCTGCGCCGGGTCGGGGCTGGACTGGCTGCTCATCGACATGGAGCACTCCCCCAACGGCCTCGAATCGGTGCTCGCCCAACTGCACGCCGTCGCCGCGTACCCGATCACCCCGGTGGTCCGGGTGCCCGCCGGAGACCCGGTCACCATCAAACAGGTCCTCGACCTCGGCGCGCAGAACATCCTCGTCCCCATGGTGAACACGCCCGCAGAGGCGGAAGCCGCCGTCGAAGCGGTCCGGTACCCGCCGCGGGGCCGCCGCGGCGTCGGGTCCGCGCTGGCCCGCTCCGCCCGCTGGAACCGGGTCGACCGCTACCTCGACCACGCCGACCAGTTCGTGTCGCTGTTCGTGCAGATCGAGACGACCGAGGCCGTCCGCAATGCAGCCGGGATCGCCTCGGTCGACGGCATCGACGGCGTCTTCGTCGGCCCCTCCGACCTCGCCGCGTCGATGGGCGTGCTCGGACAGCAGACCCACCCCGACGTGGTCGCCGCGGTGCACACCACCATCGACACCGTCCGCTCGACCGGCACACCCGTCGGGGTCAACGCGTTCGACCCCGCCACCGCGCAGGCCTACCTCGACGCCGGCGCATCCTTCATCCTCGTCGGCGCCGACGTCGCCCTCCTCGCCCGCGGCTCCGAGAGCCTCGCCGCTCACTGGATACCGGCATCCGACGCCGAAGTTCGCGACTCGTACTGA
- a CDS encoding transglutaminase-like domain-containing protein — protein sequence MQRDVSSRIVLNVTEEADLVFAVAVAGHYAPNHEHFTATIDGAALPVAEHELFDAHGTRLHRLTSPPGELVVDYGALVLGAGDTAIAHEADLLTYARPSRYAESDMLLATAAAEFGGIDDPRELLTAVSSWVGTRLVYVPGSSLPTDGAVRTLLARQGVCRDYAHLCVALLRSRGVPARVAAVYAPGLAPMDFHAVAEAWVDDAWCVVDATTLAPRSTLVRIATGRDAADTAFLTVMSGRTTLVDLTVTATVDSLPADDLEQRVSIA from the coding sequence ATGCAGAGAGACGTGTCGAGCCGCATCGTCCTGAACGTCACCGAGGAGGCCGACCTCGTCTTCGCCGTCGCGGTGGCCGGACACTACGCCCCAAACCACGAGCACTTCACCGCGACCATCGACGGCGCCGCCCTGCCGGTCGCCGAGCACGAGCTGTTCGACGCCCACGGCACGCGGCTGCACCGCCTCACCAGCCCGCCCGGCGAACTCGTCGTCGACTACGGCGCTCTGGTGCTCGGCGCGGGCGACACCGCGATCGCCCACGAGGCCGACCTGCTCACCTACGCCCGCCCGAGCCGCTACGCCGAATCCGACATGCTGCTGGCGACGGCAGCGGCGGAGTTCGGCGGCATCGACGATCCCCGCGAGCTGCTCACCGCGGTGTCGTCGTGGGTGGGAACGCGCCTCGTCTACGTGCCGGGGTCGTCGCTGCCGACCGACGGCGCGGTGCGCACCCTCCTCGCCCGCCAGGGCGTGTGCCGTGACTACGCCCACCTCTGCGTGGCGCTGCTGCGCAGCCGCGGGGTGCCGGCCCGCGTCGCCGCGGTCTACGCGCCGGGGCTCGCGCCGATGGACTTCCACGCCGTCGCCGAGGCGTGGGTCGACGACGCGTGGTGCGTGGTCGACGCGACGACGCTCGCCCCGCGATCGACGCTGGTGCGGATCGCGACAGGGCGCGATGCCGCCGACACGGCCTTCCTCACCGTCATGTCGGGCCGCACGACCCTCGTCGACCTCACGGTGACGGCGACCGTGGACTCCCTGCCCGCCGACGACCTCGAGCAGCGCGTCTCGATCGCCTGA
- a CDS encoding ABC transporter substrate-binding protein, which translates to MSRSLRSIRLAAAGIAVAALALTGCATGAAPSGSETPDADEGYLTPGKLTIATGETAYYPYVIDDDPASGEGFEAAVAYAVAEKLGFDHDDVEWVRTSFESAIAPGPKSFDFNIQQYTITDERAQAVDFSSPYYQASQAVVAVEGGAADGIDDIAGLKDIVLGAMAGSTSATTIEEAIAPNVEPQLYNSNEDAVAALQANQIDAIVLDLPTAYYATGVYIEDSFIVGELPIAGVPDEWGLLLAKDSPLTERVTAAVDELREDGTLAEITDEWLGTGQGVALLE; encoded by the coding sequence ATGTCGCGTTCCCTTCGTTCCATCCGTCTCGCCGCCGCCGGCATCGCCGTCGCGGCGCTCGCGCTCACGGGGTGCGCCACGGGAGCCGCACCGTCGGGCAGCGAGACGCCCGACGCCGACGAGGGCTACCTCACGCCGGGCAAGCTCACGATCGCGACGGGCGAGACCGCGTACTACCCCTACGTCATCGACGACGACCCGGCCTCCGGCGAGGGCTTCGAAGCCGCCGTCGCCTACGCCGTGGCCGAGAAGCTCGGGTTCGACCACGACGACGTCGAGTGGGTGCGCACGAGCTTCGAGTCGGCGATCGCACCCGGCCCCAAGAGCTTCGACTTCAACATCCAGCAGTACACGATCACCGACGAGCGCGCGCAGGCGGTCGACTTCTCGTCGCCGTACTACCAGGCGAGCCAGGCGGTCGTCGCGGTCGAGGGCGGGGCCGCGGACGGCATCGACGACATCGCGGGTCTGAAGGACATCGTGCTGGGCGCGATGGCGGGCTCGACCAGCGCCACCACGATCGAAGAGGCCATCGCGCCGAACGTCGAGCCGCAGCTCTACAACTCGAACGAGGATGCCGTCGCGGCGCTCCAGGCGAATCAGATCGACGCCATCGTGCTCGACCTGCCGACCGCGTACTACGCGACCGGCGTGTACATCGAGGACTCGTTCATCGTCGGCGAGCTGCCGATCGCCGGCGTCCCCGACGAGTGGGGACTGCTCCTGGCCAAGGACTCGCCGCTGACCGAGCGCGTCACCGCCGCCGTCGACGAGCTCCGCGAGGACGGCACGCTCGCCGAGATCACCGATGAGTGGCTCGGCACGGGCCAGGGCGTCGCGCTGCTCGAGTGA